From the genome of Anopheles moucheti chromosome 3, idAnoMoucSN_F20_07, whole genome shotgun sequence, one region includes:
- the LOC128302901 gene encoding uncharacterized protein K02A2.6-like, with the protein MENGEPSRGGHSEQQQNGVPNAESNWIQEIFRQQQISLHQQQEAFLHQQEQLITKVLATMNVRQQSGSEQIIDALANHVKEFRYNPDERVLFAGWFTRYGSLFEEDAKQLDEAARVRLLLRKLGIVEHERYVSHILPSKPSDFDFAATVDKLKKLFGSPSSEMERRYKCLNLVKTKLEDFVAYSCRVNKAVVESELGGLSEEELKCLLFVCGLKEECYADVRTRLLSRLEDKRVTNLSQMTDECKRLVQLQLKDEAIPVFRPKRPVAYAMLQAVNEELQRLEERGIIARVEHSEWAAPIVVVRKANGSIRIYGDYSTGLNNALMAHQYPLPLPEDIFTSLSNCTVFSQLDLSDAFLQVEVDEKCRELLTVNTHRGLFKYNRLPPGVKAAPGAFQQLMDTMVAGLVGVAVYLDDIVIGGKDMADHDKNLHAVLQKIQEYGFTLRAEKCSFRKSQIKYLGHLLDAKGLRPDPEKISAIIKLQPPTDVSGVR; encoded by the exons ATGGAGAACGGGGAACCATCGCGGGGCGGCCATAGTGAACAGCAACAGAATGGCGTCCCCAATGCGGAAAGTAACTGGATTCAGGAGATTTTTCGGCAGCAGCAGATATCCTTACACCAGCAGCAAGAAGCATTTTTGCACCAGCAAGAGCAGTTAATAACCAAAGTGCTTGCGACTATGAATGTGCGGCAGCAATCAGGATCGGAGCAAATCATTGATGCGTTGGCGAATCATGTTAAAGAGTTCCGTTATAATCCGGATGAACGTGTACTATTTGCCGGATGGTTTACTCGCTACGGCAGTTTGTTCGAAGAGGACGCGAAGCAGCTGGACGAAGCCGCTCGTGTGCGACTGTTGTTGCGGAAGCTTGGGATCGTGGAACATGAGAGATACGTCTCACACATACTGCCATCGAAGCCGagtgattttgattttgcGGCGACTGTTGACAAGCTGAAGAAGCTGTTTGGTTCACCGAGCTCTGAGATGGAAAGGCGTTATAAATGCCTTAATCTTGTGAAAACGAAGCTGGAGGATTTTGTAGCATACTCGTGTCGCGTAAATAAGGCTGTAGTTGAATCGGAGCTTGGCGGATTATCAGAAGAGGAGCtgaaatgtttattgtttgtgtgcggACTAAAGGAGGAATGTTATGCTGATGTGCGTACTCGACTGTTAAGCCGATTGGAGGACAAACGAGTGACTAACCTTAGTCAAATGACTGACGAATGCAAGAGATTG GTTCAACTCCAGCTGAAGGATGAAGCTATTCCTGTGTTCCGGCCCAAGCGACCAGTTGCATACGCGATGTTACAGGCTGTAAATGAAGAGCTTCAACGCTTAGAGGAACGAGGAATAATCGCACGTGTGGAGCATTCAGAGTGGGCAGCTCCCATCGTGGTTGTACGAAAAGCGAACGGAAGTATAAGGATCTACGGTGACTATTCCACAGGCCTTAATAATGCGCTGATGGCGCATCAATATCCGTTACCTCTTCCAGAAGATATATTTACTAGCTTGAGCAACTGTACGGTATTCAGCCAGCTTGACCTCTCCGATGCATTTCTTCAAGTAGAGGTGGATGAAAAGTGTCGTGAGCTTTTAACCGTAAATACCCATCGCGGGTTATTCAAATATAACCGATTACCACCAGGTGTAAAAGCTGCGCCGGGAGCGTTCCAGCAATTGATGGACACAATGGTGGCTGGTTTGGTTGGAGTAGCGGTCTACCTAGACGATATTGTTATAGGAGGAAAGGATATGGCAGATCATGATAAGAATCTTCATGCAGTATTACAGAAGATTCAAGAGTACGGGTTCACTTTGCGAGCAGAAAAATGCAGTTTTCGCAAGTCCCAGATTAAATATTTGGGTCATTTGCTTGACGCTAAAGGATTGCGTCCAGACCCGGAGAAGATCAGTGCCATTATCAAGCTGCAACCACCAACTGACGTCTCGGGAGTGCG
- the LOC128302902 gene encoding putative gustatory receptor 59f translates to MSADFGNVKRCMHLQLYQSFKIYLRCAQLLFVAPCSFEQGRSSVTYFKQARFLVTAGILVWITICGCQAIANFFVMPMPFFTAVLYVNEAVLCLFITIHTMSRGYSETQRYKQFFEKIFIVANALPCTEWSEILAYARRKLLWLCTALILTYSVVLCLDYLHFGSILATLFSLGAYLLPNILASFALAQYYLGTVLIYLLQQKINQQLKSGKSSINLEEAKHLYLHLGSCVELITRSFEITIVTNVFAGINVTSLQVLEIYQYLHVGETKPIYMAYNIVWVVMQICMLLMVLYPNEIVKREQTRFGMMLFELSHQNDAEMSEVQMARLELLTLDRKKSVPTACGIFVALMSFIIILIQFDAANLNKHKGAVTAIDSLYNSHT, encoded by the exons ATGAGCGCCGATTTCGGTAACGTGAAGCGTTGTATGCATTTGCAGCTGTATCAATCATTCAAGATATACCTGCGATGCGCCCAACTGCTGTTTGTTGCACCGTGCAGTTTCGAACAGGGACGATCTTCGGTTACATATTTCAAGCAAGCACGGTTCCTGGTAACTGCGGGCATCCTCGTTTGGATAACGATTTGTGGGTGTCAAGCGATTGCCAATTTTTTCGTAATGCCAATGCCATTCTTTACCGCCGTTTTATACGTGAACGAAGCCGTTCTGTGCCTTTTCATCACCATCCATACCATGAGCAGAGGATACAGTGAAACGCAACGCTATAAGcagttttttgaaaaaatattcatCGTTGCTAATGCGTTACCGTGCACCGAATGGAGTGAAATTTTGGCGTACGCTCGCCGAAAATTGCTATGGCTCTGTACGGCGTTAATATTAACATACAGTGTGGTCTTGTGTTTAGACTATTTACATTTCGGCAGTATTCTTGCTACCCTGTTCTCGTTGGGCGCCTATCTGTTGCCCAACATCCTAGCTAGCTTCGCACTAGCACAGTATTATCTCGGCACCGTTCTGATTTACTTACTGCAGCAGAAAATAAACCAGCAGCTCAAATCGGGAAAGTCGTCGATCAATCTGGAAGAAGCTAAGCACCTGTACCTGCACCTTGGGAGCTGCGTTGAACTTATCACACGATCGTTCGAAATTACAATTGTAACAAACGTGTTTGCCGGCATTAATGTAACGAGTTTGCAAGTgctcgaaatctaccagtacTTGCACGTGGGCGAAACGAAACCAATCTATATGGCTTACAATATCGTTTGGGTTGTGATGCAAATATGcatgctgctgatggtgcttTATCCGAACGAAATTGTCAAGCGAGAG CAAACACGCTTCGGCATGATGTTGTTCGAACTTTCCCATCAAAACGATGCTGAGATGTCAGAGGTTCAG ATGGCTCGGCTTGAGCTGCTAACACTCGACCGGAAGAAGAGCGTACCAACGGCGTGTGGG ATCTTTGTCGCACTGATGTCCTTCATTATCATTCTGATACAGTTCGATGCGGCCAACCTGAATAAACATAAAGGAGCTGTTACGGCGATTGATAGTCTCTACAATTCGCATACGTAA
- the LOC128301181 gene encoding uncharacterized protein LOC128301181, with the protein MKLLGVLVAVCGAFAFSLGSDFVECDLDLEGAKIISQLPDQCQHVDDATKALMLEEAASFKLFHEKLLNYEASQVPSTDEGIHMDMDFRNELYAAGELHTCLSVNGTVHLYLRCLIDKRSKMLDLIDLAT; encoded by the exons ATGAAGCTTCTCGGGGTGTTGGTCGCTGTTTGTGGTGCATTTGCC TTCTCGCTGGGTAGTGACTTCGTTGAATGTGACCTTGACCTGGAGGGTGCCAAAATTATCAGCCAGCTGCCAGACCAGTGTCAGCACGTAGATGACGCTACCAAAGCGTTAATGCTCGAGGAAGCGGCAAGCTTCAAGCTGTTCCATGAGAAGCTGTTAAACTACGAAGCATCACAGGTTCCCAGCACCGACGAAGGGATCCACATGGATATGGACTTTCGAAATGAACTGTACGCAGCTGGCGAGCTGCACACGTGCTTGAGTGTGAACGGCACGGTTCATCTCTACCTGCGATGCCTGATAGATAAGCGCAGCAAAATGTTGGATCTAATCGATCTAGCTACCTAA
- the LOC128301180 gene encoding BTB/POZ domain-containing protein 9, giving the protein MSSQNGGMDANQYCNGGMARPQEIDLTSRFSEQMAQLCMSPDYSDVTFIVEKQRIPAHRVILAARSEYFRALLYGGMQETKQDEIILRIPQMAFKSLLKYIYSGNIAVNHMKVEQVLDILGLANQYGFADLEMALSNYLRQVLSLSNVCAVLDAARLFELDGLTTVCHSFMDRNASQILQHESFCNLSPDSLSSLLLRDSFFAREVEIFQAVHDWCRFNADSKEDVDIIVGKVRFALMSLDELLTVVRPSGILDPERLLDAIEEKISSKQLPYRGALLPEENIATLKLSSRTIHGEIRSALLDGDTVSYDMEKGYTRHSIGETGDGNGIIVELGKLYIINHIKVLLWDRDTRSYSYYIEVSVNQRSWERIVDHTKYPCRSWQYLYFPAQAVRYIRLVGTHNTMNNVFHVVALEAMFTETTTPLVDGILQPTYNVATVERSATVVEGVSRTRNVLLNGEVKNYDWDSGYTCHQIGEGVILIQLGQAYWIDSMRLLLWDCDNRSYSFYIEVSVDMKEWEVVVDKRTDHLKSWQHFTFLPKVVVYIRIVGTHNTANEMFHCVHFECPSQDPDFLKSEQDVSTPTIGLSPTGASESNDPEGTID; this is encoded by the exons ATGAGCAGTCAAAACGGTGGTATGGATGCTAATCAGTATTGCAACGGTGGCATGGCGCGTCCACAGGAGATAGATCTTACGTCACGCTTTTCGGAACAAATGGCCCAACTTTGCATGTCTCCGGACTACTCCGATGTGACCTTCATCGTCGAGAAGCAACGTATACCAGCGCATCGCGTCATACTGGCGGCCAGAAGCGAATACTTTCGTGCGCTACTGTACGGTGGAATGCAGGAAACCAAGCAGGACGAAATCATCCTTCGAATACCGCAAATGGCGTTCAAGTCTTTGCTGAAGTACATCTACTCCGGCAACATAGCGGTGAATCATATGAAGGTGGAACAAGTTCTGGACATACTCGGGCTCGCCAATCAGTACGGATTTGCGGATCTGGAAATGGCCCTTTCGAATTATTTGCGTCAAGTGCTTTCACTCAGCaatgtgtgtgctgttttagACGCGGCTCGGTTGTTTGAACTGGACGGTTTGACCACCGTGTGCCATTCGTTTATGGATCGGAATGCGTCGCAAATTTTGCAGCACGAGTCATTTTGCAATCTGTCGCCAGACTCGCTCAGTAGCCTACTGCTGCGAGATTCATTTTTTGCACGAGAGGTGGAAATATTCCAGGCCGTGCACGACTGGTGTCGATTCAACGCGGACAGCAAAGAAGATGTTGACATCATTGTGGGAAAGGTACGATTCGCGCTGATGTCGTTGGATGAACTTTTGACTGTTGTACGCCCGTCCGGTATTCTCGATCCGGAACGTCTGTTGGATGCGATAGAGGAGAAAATTTCCTCGAAGCAACTTCCCTACCGTGGCGCACTAT TGCCCGAAGAAAATATTGCTACGTTAAAGTTGAGTTCCCGAACGATACATGGTGAGATACGGTCCGCACTGCTGGACGGTGACACGGTGTCGTACGACATGGAGAAAGGGTACACCCGACACTCAATCGGTGAAACGGGCGATGGCAATGGGATCATTGTCGAGCTTGGCAAGCTGTACATCATCAACCACATCAAGGTGTTGCTTTGGGATCGTGACACTCGCTCGTACAGTTACTACATCGAGGTGTCGGTGAACCAGCGAAGCTGGGAGCGGATCGTGGACCACACAAAGTACCCCTGTCGTTCTTGGCAATATCTGTACTTTCCCGCCCAGGCCGTCCGGTATATTCGACTAGTCGGCACGCACAACACAATGAACAACGTTTTCCACGTTGTTGCGCTGGAGGCTATGTTCACCGAAACGACAACACCGTTAGTTGACGGTATTCTACAACCGACGTATAACGTAGCCACTGTGGAACGGAGTGCCACCGTGGTGGAGGGTGTCAGCCGAACGCGTAATGTTCTACTGAACGGTGAGGTGAAAAACTACGACTGGGACTCGGGCTACACTTGCCACCAGATTGGCGAGGGGGTGATACTGATACAGCTTGGTCAGGCCTACTGGATCGATTCGATGCGGTTGCTGTTGTGGGATTGTGACAATCGTTCGTACAGCTTCTACATCGAGGTGTCGGTCGACATGAAGGAAtgggaggtggtggtggacaAACGGACGGACCATCTGAAATCCTGGCAACATTTTACCTTTCTCCCGAAGGTGGTCGTTTACATACGTATCGTTGGTACGCACAACACAGCGAACGAAATGTTTCACTGCGTGCACTTCGAGTGTCCATCGCAGGATCCCGACTTTTTAAAATCGGAACAAGATGTATCCACACCAACCATTGGGCTATCACCCACAGGAGCGAGTGAGTCAAACGATCCGGAAGGCACCATCgattga
- the LOC128301645 gene encoding serine/threonine-protein kinase OSR1 produces MATTTTGTGGGVGGGTGGSSSALGAMAAAVTSVATAASPSTSASSANLAPPPQPVTPWPNSRDDYELNDVIGVGATAVVHNAYCLPRKEKCAIKRINLEKWNTSMDELLKEIQAMSSCNNENVVTYHTSFVVKEELWLILRLLEGGSLLDIIKHRMRTVNCRHGVFDESTIATVLKEVLKGLEYFHSNGQIHRDIKAGNILLGDDGTVQIADFGVSAWLATGGDLSRQKVRHTFVGTPCWMAPEVMEQDHGYDFKADIWSFGITAIEMATGTAPYHKYPPMKVLMLTLQNDPPTIDTGADEKDQYKAYGKTFRKLIGECLQKEPSKRPTASELLKHPFFKKAKDRKYLTQTLLATGPSMETRVHKAAKRQAGASGRLHRSMTGEWVWSSEEEDNAKNESDDSETEERPMNRLERMDSSSSETEDTSERSGVTVTGSTQSTDPKTIEASAALGAMSIGSDTMVPVNLVLRMRNANRELNDIQFEFVVGKDSAEDIAAELVGAGLLDELDVAIMSANLQKLIDNRGALKTVTFQLRSGCAPGEQLDEKSLVGYAQISIK; encoded by the coding sequence ATGGCGACGACAACGACCGGTACGGGGGGCGGTGTGGGAGGCGGAACAggtggcagcagcagtgcgCTCGGTGCGATGGCAGCCGCGGTCACGTCCGTGGCAACCGCCGCGAGTCCGTCGACGTCAGCCTCCTCGGCAAACCTGGCACCGCCACCGCAACCCGTCACGCCGTGGCCGAACAGTCGTGATGATTACGAGCTGAACGACGTGATCGGTGTCGGTGCGACGGCAGTCGTACACAATGCCTACTGCCTGCCGCGCAAGGAAAAGTGCGCCATCAAGCGCATCAACCTGGAGAAGTGGAACACGTCGATGGACGAGCTGCTGAAGGAGATACAGGCGATGAGCAGCTGCAATAACGAGAACGTCGTCACGTACCACACGAGCTTCGTGGTGAAGGAGGAGCTGTGGTTGATCCTGCGGCTGCTCGAGGGCGGCAGCCTGCTCGACATCATCAAGCACCGGATGCGGACGGTTAACTGCCGGCACGGCGTGTTCGACGAGTCGACGATCGCGACCGTCCTGAAGGAGGTGCTGAAGGGGCTGGAATATTTCCACAGCAATGGCCAAATACATCGGGACATTAAGGCGGGCAACATACTGCTCGGTGACGACGGTACGGTACAGATTGCCGATTTCGGTGTGAGCGCGTGGCTCGCAACCGGTGGCGATCTTTCGCGGCAGAAGGTGCGGCACACGTTCGTCGGTACACCGTGCTGGATGGCACCGGAGGTGATGGAGCAGGACCACGGGTACGATTTCAAGGCGGACATCTGGTCGTTCGGCATTACCGCAATCGAGATGGCAACCGGGACGGCACCGTATCACAAGTACCCGCCGATGAAGGTGTTGATGCTGACGTTACAGAACGATCCGCCGACGATCGATACCGGGGCGGACGAGAAGGATCAGTACAAAGCGTACGGCAAGACGTTCCGCAAGCTGATTGGCGAATGTCTGCAGAAGGAACCGTCGAAGCGGCCCACCGCCAGCGAGCTGTTGAAGCATCCGTTCTTCAAGAAGGCGAAAGATCGCAAGTACCTGACGCAGACACTGCTCGCGACCGGTCCATCGATGGAGACGCGCGTACATAAGGCGGCGAAACGGCAGGCCGGCGCATCCGGCCGGTTGCATCGCTCGATGACCGGGGAGTGGGTGTGGTCGTCTGAGGAGGAAGACAACGCCAAGAACGAATCGGACGACTCGGAAACGGAAGAACGGCCGATGAACCGGCTGGAGCGGATGGATTCGTCATCCTCCGAAACGGAAGACACGTCCGAACGGTCGGGCGTCACGGTGACCGGCTCGACGCAGTCTACCGACCCGAAAACGATCGAAGCATCCGCCGCCCTCGGCGCCATGTCGATCGGTTCCGACACGATGGTACCGGTGAATCTGGTTCTGCGGATGCGTAACGCAAATCGCGAACTGAACGACATCCAGTTCGAGTTCGTCGTCGGCAAGGACTCGGCGGAGGACATTGCGGCCGAATTGGTCGGCGCGGGACTGCTCGACGAGCTGGATGTAGCGATCATGTCGGCGAATTTGCAGAAGCTGATCGATAACCGGGGTGCGCTCAAGACGGTCACCTTCCAGCTCAGGTCCGGTTGTGCGCCGGGCGAGCAGCTGGACGAGAAATCGCTCGTTGGCTATGCACAGATTTCGATCAAATGA
- the LOC128302904 gene encoding putative gustatory receptor 28b — MGHGETDFGSFELQLHRCISCEKKRTVSMVLELLSNKQLFRTEFHQSTRKLLRVCKTFGTAPWELTLFENDGKPLNGWTLWLVRASNGLYSVFLIAVVMVAAVLQHIEFDSYYMPFMTRVLYISEYIMENGVVMLILIGCQCQRRSYEHLAQQLLAIAIDSSLCGGTVDCQRIETIFNRLLSCVMLFFAAVLMVDFLYNDQIFWSFVRSSAVYTLSNIINVLGLFQYAYALYVVFFFYHNINRLLKSYTRHLRHGQDKRYARQLVSEIVLPSGALYNYAQLIDTLRRTHLQLSKLTEQINGYFGVLIVSTATASFVVLSLQFFGIYLITTAQTWTITDTYLLVYTVLWIVLHAAKILMILYPCHLVQRERDRTGPILYRFDPTVKDSALNNALAKFSSQLLHVRGPLTACGVINLEMTLISTMVGALTTYLVILIQFESAVTQGQSAGAANGCGNGSRPA; from the exons ATGGGGCATGGCGAAACGGATTTCGGAAGTTTCGAGTTGCAGTTGCATCGATGCATCAGCTGCGAGAAGAAGCGTACGGTCAGCATGGTGCTTGAGCTACTGTCCAATAAGCAACTGTTTCGGACGGAATTTCACCAATCCACGCGCAAGCTGCTGAGGGTTTGCAAAACCTTCGGTACAGCTCCATGGGAGCTGACGCTGTTCGAGAACGACGGCAAACCGCTCAATGGGTGGACGTTGTGGTTGGTCCGCGCATCCAACGGGCTGTACTCGGTCTTCCTGATAGCGGTGGTAATGGTGGCCGCCGTACTGCAGCACATCGAGTTCGACAGCTACTACATGCCGTTCATGACGCGCGTGCTCTACATCAGCGAGTACATCATGGAGAACGGTGTGGTCATGCTGATCCTGATCGGATGCCAGTGTCAGCGTCGCTCGTACGAACACCTCGCGCAACAACTGcttgcgatcgcgatcgaCTCGTCGCTGTGCGGTGGTACGGTCGACTGTCAGCGAATCGAAACGATCTTCAACCGGTTACTGTCGTGCGTGATGCTTTTCTTCGCCGCCGTACTGATGGTGGACTTCCTCTACAACGACCAGATCTTCTGGAGCTTTGTGCGCAGTTCCGCGGTCTACACGCTGTCGAACATAATCAACGTGCTCGGTTTGTTTCAGTACGCGTACGCGCTgtacgttgtgtttttcttctaccACAACATAAACCGGTTGCTGAAATCGTACACGCGCCATTTGCGCCACGGCCAGGATAAACGGTACGCGCGGCAGCTGGTCAGCGAGATCGTCCTGCCGTCCGGTGCGCTTTACAATTACGCACAACTGATCGACACCTTGCGCCGGACCCATCTGCAGCTAAGCAAGCTGACCGAGCAGATTAACGGTTACTTCGGAGTGTTGATCGTGTCCACCGCGACTGCCTCCTTCGTCGTGCTCAGCTTACAGTTTTTTGGCATCTACCTAATAACGACGGCCCAGACCTGGACCATCACCGATACGTATCTGCTAGTGTACACCGTGCTGTGGATTGTACTGCACGCGGCCAAAATACTGATGATCCTCTACCCGTGCCATCTGGTGCAGCGCGAGCGGGACCGCACCGGACCGATACTGTATCGCTTTGATCCGACCGTGAAGGACAGTGCGTTGAATAATGCG TTGGCGAAATTTTCCAGCCAGCTGCTGCACGTACGGGGACCCCTAACGGCATGCGGTGTTATCAATCTGGAAATGACGCTCATTAGCACG ATGGTAGGCGCCCTTACAACGTATCTGGTAATACTGATACAGTTCGAATCGGCCGTAACACAAGGTCAGTCTGCTGGTGCTGCGAATGGCTGTGGCAATGGCTCACGTCCCGCTTAG